The following are encoded in a window of Campylobacter concisus genomic DNA:
- a CDS encoding NADP-dependent isocitrate dehydrogenase, which produces MSDIIWTKTDEAPLFASYSLFPIVKSFLSRADISITRADISLAGRILSLFSKELGLNKVDELELLGELTSHKEANIIKLPNISATLVQLKAAIEELRSKGINVPFYPDEIITDYDEEVAKKYQKVLGSAVNPVLRQGNSDRRVLPPVKEFAKKHPHSNGDWDKTNKTKICYMQKGDFYKNERSIIASKDEKFYVNFISLDGKKELLKELVVQGGDIVDATYLSVNELDKFYERCFEEAKKEDLTLSLHLKCTMMKVSDPVIFARAIKSYFKEVFELFGNEFKTHGVEAKNGLKDMFSKISQLKNKDEILAKFDEILSKKAKIWALNENASNFDIPNDVIIDASVPALIRNSGKVKDRSGELNFSLCMIPDRTYARVYEACVADFKEHGALDVSSIGSVANVGLMAKKAEEYGSHDKTFIAKEDGEFVVFDEAGKSVFKFSVKSGDIFRMTQAKDDAINAWFELALKRGEISKDELIFWLDSSRAHDRNLIAKFEKFKEKFACAGVKFEILNYEQATTKTLSLIRAGKNVISVTGNVLRDYLTDLFPIFELGGSSKMLSVVPLLAGGAMFETGAGGTAPTLVKELKERNHLLWDSLGEFLALSASLEHLAFAKQKKEAKELSDALNRAVASYLDENKTPNATLDTRESHFYLALFWAREMAKSGGILSKIFENLADELEKNKNEILKELRQNDGASMEFGGYYLPDEVKANEVMRPSKILNQIIG; this is translated from the coding sequence ATGAGTGACATTATCTGGACCAAAACTGACGAAGCACCGCTATTTGCAAGCTACTCTCTCTTTCCTATCGTAAAGAGCTTTTTATCACGCGCTGACATTAGCATAACTAGGGCCGATATTAGCCTAGCTGGGAGAATTTTATCTCTTTTTAGCAAAGAGCTTGGACTAAATAAGGTCGATGAGTTGGAGCTTTTAGGCGAGCTAACCAGTCACAAAGAGGCAAATATCATAAAACTGCCAAACATCTCAGCCACGCTTGTTCAGCTAAAAGCAGCGATAGAGGAGCTTAGAAGCAAAGGCATAAACGTGCCTTTTTATCCAGATGAAATTATTACAGACTACGACGAAGAGGTCGCTAAAAAATACCAAAAAGTGCTAGGAAGTGCTGTTAATCCAGTGCTTAGGCAAGGAAACTCAGATAGAAGAGTCTTGCCACCGGTTAAAGAATTTGCCAAAAAGCATCCTCACAGCAATGGCGACTGGGATAAGACAAATAAGACAAAAATTTGCTACATGCAAAAGGGCGATTTTTATAAGAATGAGCGCTCAATTATCGCCAGTAAAGATGAGAAATTTTATGTAAATTTCATAAGTTTGGATGGCAAAAAAGAGCTTTTAAAAGAGCTTGTCGTTCAAGGTGGCGATATTGTAGATGCAACATATTTAAGCGTAAATGAGCTTGATAAATTTTATGAAAGATGTTTTGAAGAGGCAAAAAAAGAGGATTTGACCTTAAGCCTTCATCTAAAATGCACAATGATGAAAGTTAGCGATCCAGTCATCTTTGCTCGCGCGATAAAAAGTTATTTTAAAGAGGTTTTTGAGCTGTTTGGCAATGAGTTTAAAACTCACGGCGTGGAGGCAAAAAACGGACTAAAAGATATGTTTTCTAAAATTTCACAGCTTAAAAATAAAGATGAAATTTTGGCTAAATTTGATGAAATTTTGAGCAAAAAGGCAAAAATTTGGGCGTTAAATGAAAATGCCAGTAATTTTGACATACCAAATGACGTCATAATAGACGCCTCCGTACCAGCACTCATTAGAAACTCTGGCAAGGTAAAAGATAGAAGCGGCGAGCTAAATTTCTCGCTTTGCATGATCCCAGATAGGACCTACGCTAGGGTTTATGAGGCTTGCGTAGCGGACTTTAAGGAGCATGGTGCGCTTGATGTAAGCAGTATAGGCAGCGTAGCAAACGTGGGGCTAATGGCTAAAAAGGCCGAGGAGTATGGCAGTCACGATAAGACTTTTATCGCAAAAGAGGACGGAGAATTTGTAGTTTTTGACGAAGCGGGCAAGAGCGTCTTTAAATTTAGTGTTAAAAGTGGCGATATTTTTAGGATGACGCAGGCAAAAGATGATGCGATAAATGCGTGGTTTGAGCTTGCCTTAAAAAGAGGCGAAATTTCAAAAGATGAGCTTATATTTTGGCTAGATAGCAGCCGTGCTCATGATAGAAATTTGATAGCTAAATTTGAAAAATTTAAAGAAAAATTTGCTTGCGCTGGCGTAAAATTTGAAATTTTAAACTACGAGCAAGCAACTACGAAAACGCTTAGCTTGATAAGAGCTGGCAAAAACGTTATAAGCGTAACTGGTAACGTTTTAAGAGATTATTTAACCGATCTTTTTCCGATCTTTGAGCTAGGTGGTAGCTCAAAAATGCTCTCAGTTGTGCCGCTACTTGCTGGTGGAGCGATGTTTGAGACGGGCGCTGGCGGGACAGCTCCGACGCTTGTAAAAGAGCTAAAAGAGAGAAATCACCTGCTTTGGGATAGCTTAGGCGAGTTTTTAGCGCTTAGTGCTTCGCTCGAGCATCTAGCATTTGCTAAGCAAAAAAAAGAGGCAAAAGAGCTAAGTGATGCGCTAAATAGAGCGGTTGCTAGCTATCTTGATGAAAATAAAACACCAAACGCCACTCTTGATACCAGAGAGTCGCACTTCTATCTAGCGCTATTTTGGGCAAGAGAGATGGCAAAAAGTGGCGGGATCTTAAGTAAAATTTTTGAAAATTTAGCAGACGAGCTAGAGAAAAATAAGAATGAGATTCTAAAAGAGTTAAGACAAAATGATGGTGCAAGCATGGAATTTGGAGGATATTATTTGCCAGATGAAGTAAAAGCAAATGAGGTCATGAGACCAAGTAAAATTTTAAATCAAATAATAGGATGA